One genomic window of Polyangium aurulentum includes the following:
- a CDS encoding serine/threonine-protein kinase PknK: MATGATPPERIGPYRILAPLGEGGMGVVYRAVDEDSGEIVALKTVLVPDTGTLGSIRREIFALSRIRHPGVVRILAQGIEKGLPWYAMELVEGETLRSITNAVRRSGVLMGEATVAMDPSSIPSNAPTVNMRERHPVSEAPTFELGAYEHDTDQETTDISLDPREKSSVRVRLTPRPSVFPTPVPPPFTPRPTTRSPSKPPSTPPTTPPPTTQKDPYPPSHERELTTNDLLILARRLCGPLAFLHGEGIVHRDLKPANVVVRPDGTPVLVDFGLVTRFSGAKGREALEVEGTIMGTVEYMAPEQIRGELVDARADLYSLGCMLYEIVTGKLPFSGHAWEVAEQHLKSAPIPPSRMVPSLSIGLERLIMRLLAKQPKDRLGYASDVAAALDRLGVDPRSQPVGPEPRAYLYRPSFTGRAEALGQMKSLIGRSIRGAGGRALIGGESGSGKTRLAMEVGAAATRRRFRVVSGECLPVRGPGDGEDLRAGPLHPFRPLLQVIADHCRSKGPEVTNALLGRRGKVLALYEPDLARLPGLDAFPEPARLQGQAARERLFGDLGETLLAFAQEDPLLLVLDDLQWADELTLGMLASLKEDFFDAAPLVILGTYRTEEMNEGLRELLRAPGTVHIELGRLDESTVGSIVADMLALPAAPEAVTRFLAAQSEGNPFFVAEYLRTAVSEGLLRRNEHGQWEVPSKGKEAARLTAALPLPGSLRELVSRRLERLSPEAQRLAEAASVLGRELDADLVAALSGAEEAEVLSGIEQLVARQILEEQAPGRLRFVHDKLREVAYEGIDAGRRQRLHRTAAISIEERGKRSGTLALAYPVLAHHYGMAGLEEKTLEYLEAAGERALRTGAHAEAKGFFRRALTLDDERRARGLGVPAVRRARLERMLGEAHNGLGDLTAARRHMTEALSRLGTRLPETRPGWGAFLLGQLGRQVGHLVTPRRARELDAPTKSAWLEAVAAAAQLGWSFYFTGDSLGMVATRLLAVNLAEAAGRPLGVAQSYAQLGYICGLCRLHPLARTYFRRAQEAARAEGDASEMAFALYIESVYHLGFCDWTRTEANARPALEILQQIGDRQEAEMVHTVLGHAEHFTGRFEAAVRRFAGLLDSARQRSNVQHEAWGLYAMARSMIPLGQLDEAVRMLREAQGLLATQADSASVIICEGLLAQAYLELGRLDEAIAVADALSDKTRGVVSTVFSTVHGYAAVAEVYLAAWERAERKGFASASVARNAQRAAADLRTFARVFPLGVPAAHRLTGEAHRLSGRRGQAEEAWRKALDRSRELGMPYEEALAHTALARHAGTEPVRRENQDAALAIFTRLGCERGVKEVEGLIISSR, encoded by the coding sequence ATGGCGACCGGCGCGACCCCCCCCGAGAGGATCGGTCCCTACAGGATCCTCGCACCGCTCGGCGAGGGCGGCATGGGCGTCGTTTACCGCGCCGTCGACGAGGACAGCGGCGAAATCGTCGCGCTCAAGACCGTCCTCGTCCCCGACACCGGCACGCTCGGCAGCATCCGCAGGGAGATCTTCGCCCTGTCGCGCATCCGCCACCCGGGCGTCGTGCGCATCCTCGCGCAGGGCATCGAGAAAGGCCTGCCCTGGTACGCGATGGAGCTGGTGGAAGGCGAGACGCTCCGCAGCATCACCAACGCCGTGCGCCGCTCGGGCGTGTTGATGGGCGAGGCGACGGTCGCGATGGACCCGTCGAGCATCCCCTCGAACGCGCCCACCGTGAACATGCGCGAGCGCCACCCGGTCTCGGAGGCGCCCACCTTCGAGCTCGGCGCGTACGAGCACGACACCGATCAGGAGACCACCGACATCTCTCTCGACCCGCGCGAGAAGTCGTCGGTGCGCGTGCGCCTCACACCCCGCCCGAGCGTCTTCCCCACGCCCGTACCGCCGCCCTTCACGCCTCGCCCGACCACGCGCTCGCCGAGCAAGCCCCCCAGCACGCCCCCCACGACGCCGCCGCCCACCACGCAGAAGGACCCCTACCCGCCCTCGCACGAGCGCGAGCTCACCACCAACGATCTGCTCATCCTCGCCCGCCGCCTCTGCGGGCCGCTCGCGTTCCTGCACGGCGAGGGGATCGTCCACCGCGATCTCAAGCCCGCCAACGTCGTGGTGCGTCCTGATGGAACCCCGGTGCTCGTCGATTTCGGCCTGGTGACGCGCTTCAGCGGCGCCAAGGGGCGCGAGGCGCTCGAGGTCGAGGGGACGATCATGGGCACGGTCGAGTACATGGCGCCCGAGCAGATCCGCGGCGAGCTCGTCGACGCGCGCGCCGATCTCTACTCGCTCGGCTGCATGCTCTACGAGATCGTCACCGGCAAGCTGCCCTTCTCCGGGCACGCGTGGGAGGTCGCCGAGCAGCACCTGAAGAGCGCGCCCATCCCGCCCTCGCGCATGGTGCCGAGCCTCTCCATCGGCCTCGAGCGGCTCATCATGCGCCTGCTCGCGAAGCAGCCGAAGGACCGGCTCGGCTACGCGAGCGACGTGGCCGCGGCGCTCGATCGGCTCGGGGTCGATCCGAGGAGCCAGCCCGTCGGGCCCGAGCCGCGCGCGTACCTCTACCGGCCGAGCTTCACCGGGCGCGCGGAGGCGCTCGGGCAGATGAAGTCGCTCATCGGCCGGTCCATCCGCGGCGCCGGCGGGCGCGCGCTCATCGGGGGCGAGAGCGGCTCGGGAAAGACGCGCCTGGCGATGGAGGTCGGGGCCGCGGCCACGCGCCGGCGCTTCCGCGTGGTGAGCGGCGAATGCCTCCCCGTGCGCGGACCCGGCGACGGCGAGGATCTGCGCGCGGGGCCTCTTCACCCGTTTCGCCCGCTGCTGCAGGTGATCGCCGATCATTGCCGCTCCAAGGGTCCGGAGGTGACGAACGCGCTGCTCGGCCGGCGGGGCAAGGTGCTCGCGCTCTACGAGCCGGATCTCGCGCGCTTGCCGGGGCTCGACGCGTTCCCCGAGCCCGCGCGCTTGCAAGGTCAGGCGGCGCGCGAGCGGCTCTTCGGTGATCTCGGCGAGACGTTGCTCGCGTTCGCGCAGGAGGATCCGCTCCTGCTCGTGCTCGACGATCTGCAGTGGGCCGACGAGCTGACGCTCGGCATGCTCGCGTCGCTCAAGGAAGACTTCTTCGACGCGGCGCCGCTCGTGATCCTCGGGACGTACCGCACCGAGGAGATGAACGAAGGGCTGCGCGAGCTTCTGCGCGCGCCGGGCACGGTGCACATCGAGCTGGGGCGGCTCGACGAGTCCACGGTGGGGAGCATCGTGGCCGACATGCTCGCCCTGCCCGCGGCGCCGGAGGCGGTGACGCGCTTTCTCGCGGCGCAGTCGGAGGGCAACCCGTTCTTCGTGGCCGAGTACCTGCGCACGGCCGTGAGCGAGGGCCTTCTCCGCAGAAACGAGCACGGGCAGTGGGAGGTGCCGAGCAAGGGCAAGGAGGCCGCGCGGCTGACGGCGGCGTTGCCCCTGCCGGGGTCGCTGCGCGAGCTGGTGAGCCGGCGCCTCGAACGGCTGAGCCCCGAGGCGCAGCGCCTCGCAGAGGCGGCGAGCGTGCTCGGTCGCGAGCTCGACGCCGACCTCGTCGCGGCGCTCTCGGGCGCCGAAGAGGCCGAGGTGCTCTCGGGGATCGAGCAGCTCGTGGCGCGCCAGATCCTCGAAGAACAAGCGCCCGGGCGGCTGCGCTTCGTGCACGACAAGCTGCGGGAGGTGGCCTACGAGGGCATCGACGCGGGGCGGCGGCAGAGGTTGCACCGAACGGCGGCGATCTCGATCGAGGAGCGCGGGAAGCGGTCGGGGACGCTCGCGCTCGCGTATCCGGTGCTCGCGCATCATTACGGGATGGCGGGGCTCGAGGAGAAGACGCTCGAGTACCTCGAAGCGGCCGGAGAGCGGGCGCTGCGGACGGGCGCGCACGCGGAGGCGAAGGGTTTCTTCCGGCGCGCGCTCACCCTCGACGACGAGCGGCGCGCGCGCGGCCTCGGCGTGCCTGCGGTGCGGCGCGCGCGGCTCGAGCGGATGCTGGGCGAGGCACACAATGGCCTCGGCGATCTCACGGCCGCGCGCCGTCACATGACGGAGGCGCTCTCGCGGCTGGGCACGCGCCTGCCCGAGACGCGCCCGGGCTGGGGCGCCTTTCTCCTCGGGCAGCTCGGCCGTCAGGTGGGCCATCTCGTCACGCCGCGCCGCGCGCGCGAGCTCGATGCGCCGACGAAGAGCGCGTGGCTCGAAGCGGTTGCGGCCGCGGCGCAGCTCGGCTGGAGCTTCTACTTCACGGGCGACTCGCTGGGGATGGTGGCGACGCGCCTGCTCGCGGTGAACCTCGCGGAGGCGGCGGGGCGGCCGCTCGGCGTCGCGCAATCGTACGCGCAGCTCGGCTACATCTGCGGGCTGTGCAGGCTGCACCCGCTCGCGCGGACCTATTTCCGCAGGGCGCAGGAGGCGGCGCGGGCCGAGGGCGACGCGAGCGAGATGGCCTTCGCGCTCTACATCGAGTCGGTCTACCACCTGGGCTTCTGCGACTGGACGCGCACCGAGGCGAACGCGCGGCCTGCGCTCGAGATCTTGCAGCAGATCGGCGACCGGCAGGAGGCCGAGATGGTGCACACGGTCCTCGGGCACGCCGAGCATTTCACGGGGCGCTTCGAGGCGGCGGTGCGGCGCTTCGCGGGGCTGCTCGACTCGGCGCGGCAGCGATCGAACGTGCAGCACGAGGCGTGGGGGCTCTACGCGATGGCGCGGAGCATGATCCCGCTCGGCCAGCTCGACGAGGCGGTGCGGATGCTGCGCGAGGCGCAAGGTCTGCTCGCGACGCAGGCCGACAGCGCGTCGGTGATCATCTGCGAGGGGCTGCTCGCGCAGGCGTACCTCGAGCTCGGCCGTCTCGACGAGGCGATCGCGGTGGCGGACGCGCTCTCGGACAAGACGCGCGGGGTGGTCTCGACGGTCTTCTCGACGGTGCACGGCTACGCGGCGGTGGCGGAGGTCTACCTGGCGGCGTGGGAGCGCGCGGAGCGCAAGGGCTTTGCGAGCGCGTCGGTCGCTCGCAACGCGCAGCGCGCCGCGGCGGATCTGCGCACGTTCGCGAGGGTCTTCCCGCTCGGCGTTCCCGCGGCCCACAGGCTCACGGGCGAGGCGCACCGGCTCTCGGGCCGCCGAGGTCAGGCCGAGGAGGCGTGGCGCAAGGCGCTCGATCGCTCGCGCGAGCTCGGGATGCCCTACGAGGAGGCGCTGGCCCACACCGCGCTCGCCCGGCACGCCGGGACCGAGCCGGTGCGCAGGGAGAACCAGGACGCGGCGCTCGCGATCTTCACGCGCCTCGGGTGTGAGCGAGGGGTGAAGGAAGTGGAGGGGCTGATTATCTCGAGTCGGTGA
- a CDS encoding (deoxy)nucleoside triphosphate pyrophosphohydrolase, which translates to METSAPRAPILVAAAVLVEHGRVLLTQRKRGTHLAGAWEFPGGKVEPGEDPRDALARELREEIGVEVSVGDPVEVTFHRYPEKTVLLLFFAATRREGSPEPTAIDVADVKWAGPEDLVDELFPPADVSILEKVRRILAG; encoded by the coding sequence ATGGAAACGTCCGCTCCGCGCGCTCCGATCCTCGTCGCCGCCGCCGTCCTGGTCGAGCATGGCCGGGTGTTATTGACGCAGCGCAAGCGCGGGACGCACCTGGCGGGCGCGTGGGAATTCCCTGGAGGCAAAGTGGAGCCCGGGGAAGACCCGCGCGACGCGCTCGCGCGGGAGCTGCGCGAGGAGATCGGGGTGGAGGTCTCGGTGGGCGACCCGGTGGAGGTGACGTTTCACCGCTATCCGGAGAAAACGGTGCTGCTTCTGTTCTTCGCGGCGACGCGGCGCGAGGGTTCGCCCGAGCCCACCGCAATCGACGTGGCGGACGTGAAGTGGGCGGGGCCGGAGGATCTCGTCGACGAGCTTTTCCCGCCGGCGGACGTGTCGATTCTGGAGAAGGTGCGGAGAATCCTGGCCGGGTGA